The proteins below are encoded in one region of Clostridium estertheticum:
- a CDS encoding CotS family spore coat protein: MEIQEVKEIVKNNYSLSINNIEKIKNVYRIETRDNMYCLKIVNYELGHFLFIIGAIKHLQNNGFQSIPEIIETNDQKEYITLQNKYAYLTLWVDARECDYDNLAEIKLCTSKLAELHKKSLNFKVTPDMKPRIAWLKWIETFKTRGNEILDFKKRISGKKCFTEFDSNYLKIMQGELERCNKAVNNLCRSEYVSKMKEEIKHRGFCHHDYAHHNVLLEKSGGVSVIDFDYCILDTHLHDLSSLLIRRMKNGKWNLENALFIMYEYDETFPIYKSDIEVMAAFMEFPQEYWQIGIQYYWEKKDWGEEFFLKKLEKMNEDKEEKQILIDKFRKIKYGR; the protein is encoded by the coding sequence TTGGAAATACAAGAGGTAAAGGAGATAGTAAAGAATAATTACTCTCTTAGTATTAATAATATAGAAAAAATAAAAAACGTTTATAGGATAGAAACTAGAGATAATATGTATTGTTTGAAAATAGTTAATTATGAACTTGGGCATTTTTTATTTATTATTGGCGCTATAAAACATTTGCAGAATAATGGATTTCAAAGTATACCTGAAATTATTGAGACTAATGATCAAAAGGAGTATATAACACTCCAAAATAAATATGCTTATTTAACACTATGGGTAGATGCAAGGGAATGTGATTACGATAATCTAGCAGAAATAAAATTATGTACATCGAAACTTGCAGAGCTTCATAAAAAAAGTCTGAATTTTAAAGTCACACCTGATATGAAACCGAGAATAGCATGGCTGAAGTGGATAGAAACTTTTAAAACTCGCGGAAATGAAATATTGGATTTTAAGAAAAGGATAAGTGGAAAAAAATGTTTTACAGAATTTGATAGTAACTATTTGAAAATTATGCAAGGTGAGCTAGAAAGGTGTAATAAAGCAGTAAATAACCTGTGTAGAAGCGAATACGTAAGTAAGATGAAGGAAGAAATTAAACATAGGGGATTCTGTCATCATGATTACGCGCATCATAATGTGTTACTTGAGAAAAGTGGGGGCGTGAGTGTAATTGATTTTGATTATTGCATCTTAGACACTCATTTACATGATTTAAGTAGTCTTTTAATAAGGAGAATGAAAAACGGTAAATGGAACCTTGAAAATGCACTTTTCATAATGTATGAATATGATGAGACATTTCCAATATACAAAAGTGACATAGAGGTAATGGCAGCGTTTATGGAATTTCCTCAAGAGTATTGGCAAATAGGAATTCAATATTATTGGGAAAAAAAGGATTGGGGAGAAGAGTTTTTCTTAAAGAAACTTGAAAAGATGAATGAGGACAAAGAGGAGAAACAAATTCTTATTGATAAGTTTAGAAAAATAAAATATGGGAGGTAA